From a single Osmerus mordax isolate fOsmMor3 chromosome 14, fOsmMor3.pri, whole genome shotgun sequence genomic region:
- the scoca gene encoding short coiled-coil protein A isoform X1 — translation MEYQVEEDDGTFTNISLADDTVDRGTAALYIKPDTDLFAMNCDMDGDMENQVEVEEKTRLINQVLELQHTLEDLSARVDAVKEENLKLKSENQVLGQYIENLMSASSVFQTTDTKSKRK, via the exons ATGGAGTACCAGGTGGAGGAAGACGATGGAACCTTCACCAACATCTCGCTAGCTGACGACACAG TGGACAGAGGAACTGCAGCCCTGTATATCAAACCGGACACCGATCTCTTCGCCATGAACTGCGACATGGATG GAGACATGGAGAACCAAGTAGAAGTGGAGGAGAAGACGAGGCTTATCAACCAGGTTCTGGAGCTGCAACACACACTGGAAG ACTTATCGGCAAGGGTGGATGCCGTCAAGGAGGAGAACCTCAAGCTGAAATCGGAGAACCAGGTTCTGGGCCAGTACATTGAGAACTTGATGTCGGCCTCCAGTGTGTTCCAGACCACGGACACCAAAAGCAAACGGAAGTAG
- the scoca gene encoding short coiled-coil protein A isoform X2 → MNCDMDGDMENQVEVEEKTRLINQVLELQHTLEDLSARVDAVKEENLKLKSENQVLGQYIENLMSASSVFQTTDTKSKRK, encoded by the exons ATGAACTGCGACATGGATG GAGACATGGAGAACCAAGTAGAAGTGGAGGAGAAGACGAGGCTTATCAACCAGGTTCTGGAGCTGCAACACACACTGGAAG ACTTATCGGCAAGGGTGGATGCCGTCAAGGAGGAGAACCTCAAGCTGAAATCGGAGAACCAGGTTCTGGGCCAGTACATTGAGAACTTGATGTCGGCCTCCAGTGTGTTCCAGACCACGGACACCAAAAGCAAACGGAAGTAG
- the clgn gene encoding calmegin isoform X2, whose translation MKLWWSWVLVLLLSCLLLSPIEAQQEEEDELLGEEDEGLVEDSDSAETEADEEAGVDANVSFQVTYKTPVPTGEVYFAETFDDGSLDSWQVSKTMKEDADDDIAKYDGKWSVEQLKENKVPGDLGLVLKSRAKHHAISALLNKPFVFEDDALVVQYEVNFQDGIDCGGAYIKLLSDSDHLDLEQFHDRTPYSIMFGPDKCGEDYKLHFIFRHQNPLNKDLEEKHAKRADVDLKKFYTDKKTHLYTLVLNPDNSYEMFIDQSSVGRGNLLHDVIPPVNPAKEIDDPNDSKPEDWDERAKIPDPEAVKPEDWDEDAPAKVEDPDAVKPEGWLDEEPEFVPDPTAEKPDDWDEEMDGVWEAPQVPNPACETAPGCGDWKPPMVNNPLYKGKWKAPLVENLNYQGVWSPRKIPNPDFFEDLHPFQMEAFRAVGLELWSMTSDIYFDNFIITSHKEVADRWASDSWGLKKLVASANEPGVFAQLTLAAEERPWLWVVYILTVGLPIGLAVLFCWPKKSDDDYVYKKVDPPRAEVEEEEEEEEEEEEEEEEEEKVAQDGEAKAPDSSEPAAEVESPEEESGGAAGDSPEGEDGEEEEEEEEEESKSNEPASDDEMKGADEGGHRAGDGHKQSVRKRKVRKD comes from the exons ATGAAGTTGTGGTGGAGCTGGGTGCTTGTGCTGCTCCTGTCCTGCCTGCTCCTGTCACCGATTGAGgcccagcaggaagaggaggacgagctactgggggaggaggacgagggtcTGGTGGAGGATAGCGACTCTGCCGAGACGGAGGCTGACGAGGAGGCCGGAGTGGATGCCAATGTCTCCTTCCAG GTCACGTACAAGACACCAGTTCCTACTGGGGAGGTCTACTTTGCCGAAACGTTTGATGACGGCTCACTTGACAG TTGGCAGGTGTCGAAGACAATGAAGGAGGATGCAGATGATGACATAGCAAAATATGATG GCAAGTGGTCAGTGGAGCAGCTGAAGGAGAACAAGGTGCCAGGGGACCTGGGGCTGGTGCTCAAGTCCCGGGCCAAACACCACGCCATCTCTGCCCTGCTCAACAAACCTTTTGTCTTCGAGGACGACGCGCTCGTCGTCCA GTATGAGGTGAACTTTCAGGATGGGATTGACTGTGGCGGAGCCTACATCAAACTTCTATCAGACTCCGACCATCTGGATCTG GAGCAGTTCCACGACAGGACGCCCTACAGCATCATGTTCGGACCCGACAAATGCGGTGAGGACTACAAGCTCCACTTCATCTTCCGCCACCAGAACCCCCTGAACaaggacctggaggagaagcATGCCAAGAGGGCCGACGTGGACCTCAAGAAGTTCTACACCGACAAGAAGACCCACCTCTACACCCTGG TCCTGAACCCTGACAACAGCTATGAGATGTTCATCGACCAATCCAGCGTGGGCCGGGGCAACCTGCTGCACGACGTCATCCCTCCCGTCAACCCAGCCAAGGAGATCGATGACCCCAACGACTCCAAACCCGAGGACTGGGATGAGAGGGCCAAGATCCCCGACCCTGAGGCCGTCAAACCTGAAgactg GGATGAGGACGCTCCTGCCAAGGTGGAGGACCCCGACGCTGTGAAGCCAGAAGGCTGGCTGGACGAGGAGCCCGAGTTTGTGCCTGACCCCACCGCGGAGAAGCCAGACGATTG ggatgaggagatggatggTGTATGGGAGGCCCCCCAGGTTCCTAACCCAGCATGTGAGACAGCCCCCGGATGTGGGGATTGGAAACCCCCCATGGTGAACAACCCCCTGTACAAGGGGAAGTGGAAGGCCCCTCTAGTGGAAAACCTCAACTATCAG GGCGTGTGGAGCCCTCGTAAGATCCCAAATCCGGACTTCTTCGAGGACCTGCACCCGTTCCAGATGGAGGCCTTCAGGGCCGTGGGCTTGGAGCTGTGGTCCATGACCTCGGACATTTACTTCGACAACTTCATCATCACCTCCCACAAGGAAGTGGCCGACCGCTGGGCCTCCGACAGCTGGGGGCTCAAGAAGCTGGTTGCCAGCGCCAACGAG CCTGGGGTGTTTGCCCAGCTGACCCTGGCTGCAGAGGAGAGACCCTGGCTCTGGGTGGTCTATATCCTGACTGTGGGGCTGCCCATAGGATTGGCTGTGCTTTTCTGCTGgcccaag AAATCCGATGATGATTACGTGTACAAGAAGGTGGACCCCCCTCgggctgaggtggaggaggaagaggaggaggaggaagaggaggaggaggaggaggaagaagaggaaaaggTGGCCCAGGATGGGGAGGCCAAAGCACCTGACAGTTCAGAACCTGCAG CGGAGGTGGAGAGcccggaggaggagagcggaggggcggcTGGGGACAGTcctgagggagaggatggggaagaggaggaagaggaggaggaagaagagagcaaGTCCAACGAACCTGCATCCGATGATGAG ATGAAGGGCGCTGACGAGGGGGGCCATAGGGCTGGGGACGGGCACAAACAGTccgtgaggaagaggaaggtacGGAAAGACTAA
- the clgn gene encoding calmegin isoform X1 → MKLWWSWVLVLLLSCLLLSPIEAQQEEEDELLGEEDEGLVEDSDSAETEADEEAGVDANVSFQVTYKTPVPTGEVYFAETFDDGSLDSWQVSKTMKEDADDDIAKYDGKWSVEQLKENKVPGDLGLVLKSRAKHHAISALLNKPFVFEDDALVVQYEVNFQDGIDCGGAYIKLLSDSDHLDLEQFHDRTPYSIMFGPDKCGEDYKLHFIFRHQNPLNKDLEEKHAKRADVDLKKFYTDKKTHLYTLVLNPDNSYEMFIDQSSVGRGNLLHDVIPPVNPAKEIDDPNDSKPEDWDERAKIPDPEAVKPEDWDEDAPAKVEDPDAVKPEGWLDEEPEFVPDPTAEKPDDWDEEMDGVWEAPQVPNPACETAPGCGDWKPPMVNNPLYKGKWKAPLVENLNYQGVWSPRKIPNPDFFEDLHPFQMEAFRAVGLELWSMTSDIYFDNFIITSHKEVADRWASDSWGLKKLVASANEPGVFAQLTLAAEERPWLWVVYILTVGLPIGLAVLFCWPKKSDDDYVYKKVDPPRAEVEEEEEEEEEEEEEEEEEEKVAQDGEAKAPDSSEPAAAEVESPEEESGGAAGDSPEGEDGEEEEEEEEEESKSNEPASDDEMKGADEGGHRAGDGHKQSVRKRKVRKD, encoded by the exons ATGAAGTTGTGGTGGAGCTGGGTGCTTGTGCTGCTCCTGTCCTGCCTGCTCCTGTCACCGATTGAGgcccagcaggaagaggaggacgagctactgggggaggaggacgagggtcTGGTGGAGGATAGCGACTCTGCCGAGACGGAGGCTGACGAGGAGGCCGGAGTGGATGCCAATGTCTCCTTCCAG GTCACGTACAAGACACCAGTTCCTACTGGGGAGGTCTACTTTGCCGAAACGTTTGATGACGGCTCACTTGACAG TTGGCAGGTGTCGAAGACAATGAAGGAGGATGCAGATGATGACATAGCAAAATATGATG GCAAGTGGTCAGTGGAGCAGCTGAAGGAGAACAAGGTGCCAGGGGACCTGGGGCTGGTGCTCAAGTCCCGGGCCAAACACCACGCCATCTCTGCCCTGCTCAACAAACCTTTTGTCTTCGAGGACGACGCGCTCGTCGTCCA GTATGAGGTGAACTTTCAGGATGGGATTGACTGTGGCGGAGCCTACATCAAACTTCTATCAGACTCCGACCATCTGGATCTG GAGCAGTTCCACGACAGGACGCCCTACAGCATCATGTTCGGACCCGACAAATGCGGTGAGGACTACAAGCTCCACTTCATCTTCCGCCACCAGAACCCCCTGAACaaggacctggaggagaagcATGCCAAGAGGGCCGACGTGGACCTCAAGAAGTTCTACACCGACAAGAAGACCCACCTCTACACCCTGG TCCTGAACCCTGACAACAGCTATGAGATGTTCATCGACCAATCCAGCGTGGGCCGGGGCAACCTGCTGCACGACGTCATCCCTCCCGTCAACCCAGCCAAGGAGATCGATGACCCCAACGACTCCAAACCCGAGGACTGGGATGAGAGGGCCAAGATCCCCGACCCTGAGGCCGTCAAACCTGAAgactg GGATGAGGACGCTCCTGCCAAGGTGGAGGACCCCGACGCTGTGAAGCCAGAAGGCTGGCTGGACGAGGAGCCCGAGTTTGTGCCTGACCCCACCGCGGAGAAGCCAGACGATTG ggatgaggagatggatggTGTATGGGAGGCCCCCCAGGTTCCTAACCCAGCATGTGAGACAGCCCCCGGATGTGGGGATTGGAAACCCCCCATGGTGAACAACCCCCTGTACAAGGGGAAGTGGAAGGCCCCTCTAGTGGAAAACCTCAACTATCAG GGCGTGTGGAGCCCTCGTAAGATCCCAAATCCGGACTTCTTCGAGGACCTGCACCCGTTCCAGATGGAGGCCTTCAGGGCCGTGGGCTTGGAGCTGTGGTCCATGACCTCGGACATTTACTTCGACAACTTCATCATCACCTCCCACAAGGAAGTGGCCGACCGCTGGGCCTCCGACAGCTGGGGGCTCAAGAAGCTGGTTGCCAGCGCCAACGAG CCTGGGGTGTTTGCCCAGCTGACCCTGGCTGCAGAGGAGAGACCCTGGCTCTGGGTGGTCTATATCCTGACTGTGGGGCTGCCCATAGGATTGGCTGTGCTTTTCTGCTGgcccaag AAATCCGATGATGATTACGTGTACAAGAAGGTGGACCCCCCTCgggctgaggtggaggaggaagaggaggaggaggaagaggaggaggaggaggaggaagaagaggaaaaggTGGCCCAGGATGGGGAGGCCAAAGCACCTGACAGTTCAGAACCTGCAG CAGCGGAGGTGGAGAGcccggaggaggagagcggaggggcggcTGGGGACAGTcctgagggagaggatggggaagaggaggaagaggaggaggaagaagagagcaaGTCCAACGAACCTGCATCCGATGATGAG ATGAAGGGCGCTGACGAGGGGGGCCATAGGGCTGGGGACGGGCACAAACAGTccgtgaggaagaggaaggtacGGAAAGACTAA